One genomic region from Colletotrichum lupini chromosome 7, complete sequence encodes:
- a CDS encoding peptidase family M28 produces MTAITVPEQHEPAAPDLAAVTIMGLLSSLPKLPLVGSILIVLCSLFTPTTAYTELGDEALRAIPSGGDGFNIDTGSLLAPILIPRVPGTPGSLKVQQHFVDFFRANLPEWIIEWHNSTSKTPATGDKEIPFTNLIFRRDPPWAKGGDVEYLTLVAHYDSLYHPEGFIGAIDSAAPCAMLLHAARNIEEALVKKWKAMEASGDAGSGLEEEKGVQIILLDGEEAWVSWTDTDSLYGARALAKSWEDSVHPDGLYKTPLSSISLFLLIDLLGAPNPRIPSYFPSTHWAYKKMAKIEHRMRELDVLETKPKHPFLTDRNKEKVGFGGGYVLDDHVPFLQRGVEILHIIPTPFPDVWHKIEDDGAHLDLPTVRDWARILTVFAAEWMELDEHLPKQIEGEAASDSSDPSASQSHSSKFIHVLKQASRHYPYKPQTWFMDNIILALFYVCRHRARVPLYMNRARSVHKLKLPQTSTLSSTMRFLNSLTPALALFAAGAAQAASSWGFDSATVSITGKGKDATKEKLSATSPLKTALSLGAKDTLKVILTAKEGDKAKRPHQAFLILKETESGLEAPFPLELKDTGRGVVDIAQKDLPVQLLLANEPLKASIVIGSFGAAKALETTLFDVSVSRDASAAAPTYDAPLRYGKQPEISHIFREDPRSPPKIISLAFVIAVLATIPVLLIGWLSLGANVNHIQKALGAAPLSHVAFFGSIVAMEGVFFMYYSAWTLFQTLPAVAIVATSIFLSGTKALGEVQSRRLSGVWTKAVQVLAQKAKGA; encoded by the exons ATGACGGCG ATCACAGTTCCAGAGCAGCATGAGCCTGCTGCGCCCGACCTGGCCGCCGTCACCATAATGGGTCTTCTAAGCTCCCTCCCGAAGCTACCCCTCGTCGGGTCGATCCTCATAGTCCTCTGCTCGCTCTTCACCCCCACGACCGCCTACACCGAACTCGGCGACGAGGCCCTCCGCGCGATCCCCTCGGGTGGCGATGGTTTCAACATTGACACCGGCTCGCTGCTGGCCCCCATCCTGATCCCCCGCGTCCCCGGCACCCCGGGCTCGCTCAAGGTGCAACAGCACTTTGTCGACTTCTTCCGCGCCAACCTGCCCGAGTGGATCATTGAGTGGCACAACTCGACATCCAAGACGCCCGCGACCGGAGATAAGGAGATACCCTTCACGAACCTCATCTTCCGCCGCGACCCGCCGTGGGCCAAGGGCGGAGATGTCGAGTATCTGACGCTCGTCGCGCACTATGACAGTCTGTACCACCCGGAAGGGTTCATTGGGGCGATTGACAGTGCGGCGCCTTGCGCGATGCTGCTCCACGCGGCAAGGAACATTGAGGAAGCTCTGGTGAAGAAGTGGAAGGCAATGGAGGCCTCAGGTGACGCTGGGAGCGGACTCGAAGAGGAGAAGGGCGTCCAGATCATTCTGCTTGATGGAGAGGAGGCATGGGTGTCGTGGACGGACACAGATTCGCTCTATGGAGCCAG GGCGCTCGCCAAGAGCTGGGAAGACTCTGTTCACCCTGATGGTCTATACAAGACACCTCTTTCGTCCATCAGCCTCTTCCTTCTTATCGATCTTCTGGGCGCCCCTAATCCCCGGATACCATCTTACTTCCCTTCTACGCACTGGGCGTATAAGAAGATGGCAAAGATCGAACATCGTATGCGTGAACTGGATGTCCTTGAAACCAAACCGAAACATCCTTTTTTGACGGACAGGAACAAAGAGAAGGTCGGCTTCGGTGGTGGGTACGTCCTAGATGATCATGTACCGTTCTTGCAGCGAGGTGTCGAGATCCTGCACATCATCCCGACGCCGTTCCCCGACGTATGGCATAAGATTGAAGACGACGGTGCCCATCTGGACCTACCAACAGTACGGGATTGGGCGCGTATCCTCACGGTTTTCGCGGCAGAGTGGATGGAGTTGGATGAGCACCTACCCAAGCAGATAGAGGGTGAGGCTGCTAGCGATTCGAGCGAC CCCTCCGCTTCGCAATCTCATAGTAGCAAGTTCATCCATGTCCTAAAACAGGCTTCAAGGCATTATCCGTACAA ACCTCAAACCTGGTTCATGGATAATATCATTTTGGCCTTGTTTTACGTATGCAGACACAGAGCAAG GGTCCCGCTATACATGAACCGTGCACGGTCGGTA CACAAGCTAAAGCTGCCACAGACAAGCACCCTCAGCAGCACAATGCGATTCCTCAACTCCCTGACGCCAGCCCTCGCGCTGTTTGCGGCCGGTGCCGCGCAGGCCGCCTCATCATGGGGATTCGACAGTGCCACTGTCTCGATTACTGGCAAGGGCAAGGATGCCACCAAAGAGAA GTTGAGCGCGACATCTCCTCTCAAGACTGCCCTCTCTCTGGGAGCCAAGGATACTCTCAAGGTCATCTTGACGGCCAAGGAGGGCGACAAGGCCAAGCGCCCGCATCAGGCCTTCTTGATCCTCAAGGAGACCGAGTCTGGTCTCGAGGCCCCCTTCCCCCTTGAGCTTAAGGACACTGGCCGAGGCGTTGTCGACATT GCCCAGAAGGACCTCCCCGTCCAGCTCCTCCTCGCCAACGAACCCCTCAAGGCCAGCATCGTCATCGGCTCCTTCGGTGCCGCCAAGGCCCTCGAAACCACCCTCTTCGACGTCTCCGTGAGCCGCGACGCCAGCGCCGCCGCCCCGACCTACGACGCTCCCCTCCGCTACGGCAAGCAGCCCGAGATCAGCCACATCTTCCGCGAGGACCCCCGCAGTCCTCCCAAGATTATCTCGCTGGCCTTTGTCATTGCCGTTCTGGCCACGATTCCCGTTCTCCTCATTGGC TGGCTCTCTCTCGGCGCCAACGTCAACCACATCCAAAAGGCCCTCGGTGCCGCGCCTCTCTCCCACGTCGCCTTCTTTGGATCCATCGTGGCCATGGAGGGCGTCTTCTTCATGTACTACAGCGCCTGGACCCTCTTCCAGACCTTGCCCGCCGTCGCCATCGTCGCGACCTCCATCTTCCTGAGCGGCACCAAGGCCCTCGGCGAGGTCCAGAGCCGTCGTCTCTCCG GAGTGTGGACGAAG GCGGTTCAGGTCTTGGCACAAAAAGCCAAGGGGGCCTAA
- a CDS encoding short chain dehydrogenase: MDSPVWFITGASSGFGLAIAKEALSRGHRVIATARNPAKISDLASAGADTLPLDVTADEATITKTVNKAFAIHGKVTHVINSAGYILEGTIEEASAKEVFDQYNTNVLGTLKVSRAVAPHLRAQGFGAVVNIGSLGSWKSGPAFAMYCSTKAAVSLLTEGFHDELKPFGIDVCILEPGYFRTGFLNPGARIKVEQSVEAYTDSAAGQVRKVLETVDNNQPGDPIKGARVVVDVLTKSGVAEGREIPQRLALGTDCLAVVREKCQSTMALLDEWESISASTDF, from the coding sequence ATGGATTCTCCGGTCTGGTTCATCACTGGCGCCTCCTCAGGGTTCGGCCTCGCCATTGCCAAAGAAGCTCTCTCGCGTGGCCACCGCGTCATCGCGACCGCCCGCAACCCAGCCAAGATCTCTGACCTGGCCTCCGCGGGCGCCGATACACTCCCTTTGGACGTCACTGCCGACGAAGCTACCATCACAAAGACTGTTAACAAGGCCTTTGCCATCCACGGCAAAGTGACCCACGTCATCAACTCAGCCGGCTACATCCTCGAAGGCACCATCGAGGAGGCCAGCGCCAAGGAAGTCTTTGACCAATACAACACCAACGTCCTCGGCACTCTCAAGGTCTCCCGCGCAGTGGCCCCTCACCTCCGCGCCCAGGGCTTCGGTGCCGTCGTCAACATTGGAAGTCTCGGTAGCTGGAAGAGTGGTCCGGCCTTTGCCATGTACTGTTCCACCAAAGCTGCCGTCAGCCTGCTCACCGAAGGCTTCCACGACGAGCTGAAGCCGTTCGGTATTGATGTCTGCATCCTTGAGCCGGGTTACTTCCGTACCGGTTTCCTGAACCCAGGTGCACGCATCAAGGTTGAGCAGTCTGTTGAAGCGTACACCGATAGCGCAGCGGGCCAAGTCAGAAAGGTGCTGGAAACCGTCGATAACAACCAGCCTGGTGACCCGATCAAGGGAGCGCGTGTGGTCGTGGATGTTCTAACCAAGTCTGGGGTTGCTGAGGGTCGTGAAATCCCTCAGAGGCTGGCCTTGGGCACTGACTGCCTTGCAGTTGTTCGAGAGAAGTGTCAGAGCACCATGGCTCTTCTCGATGAGTGGGAGTCGATCTCCGCTTCGACCGACTTTTAG
- a CDS encoding glycosyl hydrolase: MRRSTPRLPEACLSVLALSSCAAALVATPPNALETYCPIFYAENQPPTDCESRQPTSFLETPQVERDATAYTAKAKDEPLEATFEALTVMQHDFFVSDQGTWPEAIDWTAAVMETMLSGSLTSLSQALAALDIGGSGDKGAKRNLIDTFFTQLVASYFGQDDVAIRHQAFDDILWVVLGWIDAIKFIDIHSKLFYPREGLNESATPGLGDALANGPWHGQYWIPSFAHRARIFWDLGSKGWDTLLCDGGMNWNPRLKPYKNAITNELWIAASISMYLWFPGDNNTTPWINRASGVEATREPKYLAAAIEGYRWLTGVNMTNHAGLYVDGYHVDRSKPGNTKCDQRSEAVFTYNQGVLLTGQRGLFAATGSASYLEDGHRLIQNVIKASGWDLTLNKPVDDLSKLPPGYLPPWRGLGRGGVMEETCDASATCSQDGQTFKGIFFHHFVTFCQPLDAAIVERGMTVNANAYNQVKTTHASACQAYLKWVEHNAKAALLTKDREGRFGTWWGAGIFLKSAPTMQTDGVPHDAPNVTDYRNYGLPNDGVWAHGNPDEVWAPNGEARKNEKKGYVLVGDDEHSGQQVLGGSDRQGSHKVDEVRSERHVKSTAATGDPNDRGRGRTPETQNGGMALMRAWWELVAASNGTYEP; the protein is encoded by the exons ATGCGTCGATCAACCCCCCGATTGCCCGAGGCTTGCCTCTCGGTGCTTGCGCTTTCTTCGTGCGCAGCAGCCCTCGTTGCGACTCCTCCGAATGCGCTCGAGACGTATTGCCCCATTTTCTATGCCGAAAACCAGCCTCCGACCGACTGCGAATCGAGACAGCCCACGTCTTTTCTAGAAACCCCCCAGGTTGAAAGAGATGCCACTGCTTATACGGCCAAGGCCAAAGACGAGCCACTCGAGGCCACCTTTGAAGCTCTTACTGTCATGCAACATGACTTCTTCGTATCGGATCAGGGAACATGGCCCGAAGCCATCGACTGGACTGCGGCCGTCATGGAAACGATGCTGTCAGGCTCATTGACTTCGCTCTCGCAAGCATTGGCTGCTCTCGATATTGGAGGAAGCGGTGATAAGGGGGCCAAAAGAAACCTCATTGATACTTTCTTTACTCAATTAGTGGCCTCATACTTCGGCCAGGACGACGTTGCGATCCGCCACCAG GCTTTCGACGACATTCTTTGGGTTGTTCTTGGTTGGATCGACGCCATCAAGTTTATTGACATACACTCAAAGCTCTTCTATCCCCGGGAAGGCCTCAACGAAAGCGCAACGCCAGGTCTGGGAGATGCCTTGGCGAACGGGCCCTGGCATGGGCAATACTGGATACCCTCTTTTGCTCACCGGGCCAGAATCTTCTGGGACCTTGGGTCGAAGGGTTGGGACACACTACTCTGCGACGGCGGTATGAACTGGAACCCGAGATTGAAGCCCTACAAGAACGCCATCACGAACGAACTCTGGATTGCGGCTTCAATCTCAATGTACCTCTGGTTTCCCGGTGATAATAACACCACGCCGTGGATCAACCGTGCCAGTGGTGTGGAGGCCACACGAGAGCCCAAGTACCTCGCCGCTGCCATTGAAGGCTACAGATGGCTCACTGGCGTCAACATGACCAATCATGCCGGTCTCTATGTTGACGGCTATCACGTTGATAGGTCCAAACCGGGCAACACCAAATGTGATCAGCGTAGTGAAGCTGTCTTCACCTATAACCAGGGAGTGCTCTTGACTGGCCAAAGAGGCCTGTTTGCCGCCACAGGCAGTGCTTCTTACCTGGAAGATGGGCACAGGCTGATCCAAAACGTTATCAAAGCCTCGGGCTGGGATTTGACGCTCAACAAGCCAGTTGATGACTTGTCAAAGCTCCCTCCAGGTTACTTGCCCCCCTGGCGAGGCCTGGGCCGAGGAGGTGTCATGGAAGAAACCTGCGATGCTAGCGCGACTTGCTCCCAGGACGGGCAAACCTTCAAGGGCATTTTCTTCCATCACTTTGTAACCTTTTGCCAGCCACTGGACGCCGCCATCGTTGAGCGCGGCATGACTGTCAACGCAAATGCGTACAATCAAGTCAAGACGACCCACGCATCGGCCTGCCAGGCCTATCTGAAATGGGTTGAGCACAATGCTAAAGCGGCCTTGTTGACTAAGGACAGGGAAGGCCGTTTCGGTACGTGGTGGGGAGCAGGCATTTTCTTGAAAAGTGCGCCGACAATGCAGACGGACGGTGTTCCTCACGACGCACCCAATGTGACTGATTACCGTAACTACGGGCTGCCGAACGACGGCGTTTGGGCCCACGGTAATCCTGACGAGGTATGGGCACCAAATGGCGAGGCGCGCAAGAATGAGAAGAAGGGCTACGTCCTGGTCGGTGATGATGAACACTCTGGACAGCAGGTTCTTGGTGGTTCTGATAGACAAGGATCTCATAAAGTGGACGAGGTCAGATCTGAACGGCACGTGAAGTCAACGGCAGCGACTGGTGATCCGAACGACCGCGGCCGGGGTAGGACCCCGGAGACGCAGAACGGCGGAATGGCTTTGATGCGGGCTTGGTGGGAGCTCGTAGCGGCGTCCAATGGTACGTACGAACCATAG